GCACCGCTGTAGAACGCCTGCAGCGCATGGCTGTTGCCCGCGCGGGGCACGAAGCCACGACCGAAACTACGCGTACGCTGCCAGCCCTGTGCCGGCGCGCCACGCATACCGAAGCCGATCCACCCCAGTTGCGGGCCGGAGAAGCGGAACGAGGGATTGCCCTGCAGTGCCGAGGTCGCGCGCCGCGTGGCCGCCCCCAGCTCGAAGGCATAGGCGCAGACCGTGGCAGGGTCATCCAGCAGCTGCTGCAGCAGCGCCTGCCGTGTGGCAGCCGGCAGCGCTGCCGGCCATCGCACGCGCAGGTCACCGGCCGCCTGCGAGTCAGCCAGCGAGGCACGTGTGCACACAGGACCACCGTGTACCTGCGGCGCATGGAGGGGCGCTTCTTCGAAGCGCCATCCCAGCCGCTGCAGCAGTCCCTGCGCGCAGTCCGGAGAGGGCGCTGCCCCGACCCACGCTGGCGCCAGCAGCAGGGCTGCAATCAGCCACCTGCCGCGCACGCTCAGCCCTGGTCCGTAACCGCCGGTGCGGGTTCCGGCACCGCTGCCGGCGATGGCGATGGCGATGGCGATGGCGCAGATTTACCCGCCGCAGCCGGCAGGTACTGCTGCAGGCGCTGGAAGAAGCGACGATAGAACTCAGCGTCGGTGACCGTACTGCTGGCCACCTTCACCAGCGAGTCGTCGTTGCTGCCGAATGGCAGCGACACCGAACCCAGCGCGCCCACGCCGACGCTGGCGGAGGTCGGGCTCTTCTTCAGTGCGTAGCGATCCTGCACGGCACTGACGAACACCAGCGTCTGGCTGCCACGCGGGGCGCAGGAGATGCGCAGCACCAGCTGCTCATGGTCATCCTCGCGCGGCTGGAAATTCTTGTTGCCCTCCACCTGTGCATCATCGGAACGGGCGATGGCATAGCCCTGGCTGAGCAGGGTGCGGCGCGCCGCCTCGCAGGCGTCGCCCGGGCGCCCATCGACCGTGCGCGAGAAGGTATCGCCGGAATCGAAGGATTCGCGCAGCACGGTGCTGTCGGCGGCACGGCCACCGCAGGCCGAGAGGATCAGGGCGCTGGTGAGCGCCACGGCAGCACTGGAAAGACGGGAGGCCCGCATGGGTACTCCTGCGAGAACGGAAGCACCAAGAGTAGTCCCGCCCCCGTGTGCGGCAGGTCGACATGCCCCCCCACGTTGCTCCCGGTTCATGCACGAAAAAGGGACGGAGGGAATTAAGTCGTTTGTGGCACTTCGCTCGCCGGGCATGGCCCGGCGCTACCGTGAACGAGGTCCCCAAACAGAAAGGGGCCGGCAAT
This portion of the Stenotrophomonas sp. WZN-1 genome encodes:
- a CDS encoding DUF2242 domain-containing protein; its protein translation is MRASRLSSAAVALTSALILSACGGRAADSTVLRESFDSGDTFSRTVDGRPGDACEAARRTLLSQGYAIARSDDAQVEGNKNFQPREDDHEQLVLRISCAPRGSQTLVFVSAVQDRYALKKSPTSASVGVGALGSVSLPFGSNDDSLVKVASSTVTDAEFYRRFFQRLQQYLPAAAGKSAPSPSPSPSPAAVPEPAPAVTDQG